The proteins below come from a single Oxyura jamaicensis isolate SHBP4307 breed ruddy duck chromosome 1, BPBGC_Ojam_1.0, whole genome shotgun sequence genomic window:
- the GPA33 gene encoding cell surface A33 antigen, with protein sequence MKGLQLFVFSAVLVTAHTLTVETPAKELQVARGNNATLRCQFNTGASVISGDFVVWKKINSADDAVTRYFDGLVQYGKGYENRIQFTGNLESGDISITINEVTMEDNGTYVCSVRLRNDPPRQSALTSLFVLIAPSKPECKIVGTAEYGQTINLTCISHEGSPKPTYSWQSFNVQHEPRVLQTTKGEQITLKNISADTSGFYICTSTNIVGQESCNMTVSVVPPSMNIALYAGIIGGAVAAIVVIGIIAYCCCCRGDKNTDYEMTETKDANEFSQRNPTENQRAKDDNEDE encoded by the exons TTCTGGTGACTGCTCATACCCTTACTGTGGAAACACCTGCCAAGGAATTACAGGTGGCACGAGGGAACAACGCTACTCTCCGCTGTCAGTTTAATACTGGTGCTTCCGTCATCTCAGGAGATTTTGTTGTCTGGAAGAAAATCAATAGTGCG GATGATGCTGTCACTAGGTATTTTGATGGACTTGTACAGTATGGCAAAGGCTATGAAAACCGAATACAATTTACTGGTAACTTAGAGAGCGGGGACATCAGTATCACCATCAATGAAGTAACCATGGAAGACAATGGGACATATGTATGCAGTGTTCGTCTACGGAATGACCCTCCTCGGCAGTCTGCACTCACAAGTCTTTTCGTCCTCA ttgCACCATCCAAGCCAGAATGCAAGATTGTGGGCACAGCAGAATATGGACAGACAATCAATCTAACCTGCATTTCTCACGAAGGCTCTCCAAAACCAACATACAGCTGGCAAAGCTTCAATGTACAACATGAGCCCCGTGTACTACAAACAACAAAAG GGGAACAAATAACTCTGAAGAACATCTCGGCGGATACATCTGGCTTTTACATCTGCACTTCAACAAACATTGTGGGACAGGAATCTTGCAACATGACGGTCAGCGTTGTGCCAC CATCCATGAACATTGCCCTTTACGCTGGCATCATTGGAGGAGCTGTTGCTGCAATTGTAGTTATTGGTATTATAGcctattgctgctgctgtcgggGGGACAAGAACACCGACTATGAGATGAC GGAGACAAAAGATGCAAATGAATTCTCCCAGAGAAATCCTACAGAGAATCAGAGAGCAAAAGATGATAATGAAGatgaatga